Proteins encoded in a region of the Gemmatimonadota bacterium genome:
- a CDS encoding TonB-dependent receptor plug domain-containing protein has translation MMYNRPSRPGIRQRAFVVSALLACLTASPAFGQQGEVGTGGVKGLVRDSSGTPVEGAQVSVTGAPIRGESGVGGEFLFAKATAGPMTIHVRRIGFLPESTTVNVLAGTTINAEFTLRRVVVALQPVVIMGRREITGRMAGFYQRQSRGHGHFITREQVEKRNPGNMTDLFRMIPGVRIDTRGFNTSVRFRGARCAPLTWMDGSPLYAGEFDLDSVDPRSFEGIEIYSGAASVPAEFQGNRSLSSACGTIILWSRQGELRPKKRKKGEISAAAEIAALVQQLSVFTAEQVDQQARVDSSKIVRPVYPDSLYTNLVPGKVLAEFVVDAKGTVNLDTFNVVTTTHAGFVEPVRLSLRDQLFVPAVRKGQIVQQVVQLPFTFVPDSTAVRRR, from the coding sequence GTGATGTACAATCGCCCGTCGCGCCCTGGCATTCGCCAGCGCGCCTTTGTGGTATCCGCACTACTCGCATGCCTAACGGCATCGCCGGCGTTCGGGCAGCAGGGTGAAGTGGGGACCGGTGGGGTGAAGGGATTGGTCCGTGACTCCTCCGGCACGCCGGTGGAGGGAGCACAGGTCTCGGTGACCGGGGCGCCGATTCGTGGGGAAAGTGGCGTCGGCGGCGAGTTCCTCTTTGCCAAGGCCACCGCCGGCCCGATGACGATCCACGTGCGCCGCATCGGCTTCCTCCCCGAATCGACGACGGTCAACGTCCTGGCCGGCACGACGATCAACGCGGAGTTCACGCTGCGCCGCGTGGTGGTGGCGTTGCAGCCGGTGGTGATCATGGGGCGGCGCGAGATCACCGGTCGCATGGCCGGCTTCTACCAGCGCCAGTCGCGCGGGCACGGGCACTTCATCACGCGCGAGCAGGTGGAGAAGCGGAACCCCGGCAACATGACCGACCTGTTCCGCATGATCCCCGGCGTTCGCATCGACACGCGCGGCTTCAACACCAGCGTGCGCTTCCGCGGCGCCCGCTGCGCCCCGCTCACCTGGATGGACGGCTCGCCGCTGTACGCGGGCGAGTTCGACCTCGACTCGGTCGACCCGCGCAGCTTCGAGGGGATCGAGATCTACAGCGGCGCGGCCAGCGTCCCGGCCGAGTTCCAGGGGAACCGCTCGCTGAGCTCCGCCTGCGGGACGATCATCCTCTGGTCGCGGCAGGGCGAACTCCGCCCCAAGAAGCGGAAGAAGGGCGAGATCTCAGCGGCGGCCGAGATCGCCGCGCTCGTGCAGCAGCTCTCGGTCTTCACCGCCGAGCAGGTCGACCAGCAGGCGCGCGTCGATTCGAGCAAGATCGTGCGCCCCGTGTATCCCGACTCGCTGTACACCAACCTCGTCCCGGGGAAGGTGCTCGCCGAGTTCGTGGTCGATGCCAAGGGGACGGTGAACCTCGACACGTTCAACGTGGTGACGACGACGCACGCCGGCTTCGTGGAGCCGGTGCGTCTTTCCCTGCGCGATCAGCTGTTCGTCCCCGCCGTGAGAAAGGGGCAGATCGTGCAGCAGGTGGTGCAGCTCCCCTTCACCTTCGTCCCCGACTCGACCGCCGTTCGACGGCGCTAG
- a CDS encoding protein kinase, producing the protein MARTCPQCGKEYSDDDRFCTVDGAALISAGGANSLIGTVLADRYLVQERLGEGGMGEVYLAEHVRIKRKVAVKLMRTWMVGDPVAVSRFHREAENASQISHPNVAQVYDFGETADGMIYLAMEYVPGEPLSSILDREGRLNVVRTGEMVRQTAEALVAAHGMGILHRDLKPDNIMVARTRAGTDMVKLVDFGIARVMSRGTQQFTSTGMIVGTPDYMSPEQLTGDSLDERSDLYALALIAFRVLTGESAFKSNVAGDAFIARMMGKPRTLADVLPDVAWPAALQAAFDKALAADPAARHADAMEFVAEFDGAIDQIPLNEEEQAYLLLVSQRMATPSRGGMIVDSSTPVRSMSAVRAAGGLSPTPTTGQPPVGVATPPSESQAMPRPALQPTVQLAGAAVPPVGVPPVRSETPVVPAAAAADASRTTTPTPPPPASPIAARDDTQPASIVVRDATPAVPHPAVVAAPPAAASPRRGPPLGVIAAAALGVAVLGYAATRLGGGKDETAAPPAAALVDSTLNAAPAETADTLAASALPAAASADSERVQRARGAVLSVMSANGRGSAFAVDSAGLLVTAASLVPADRRIDVFVDADNTVHATVVSVDSATGLAALLVSPRVCRRCRALDVGQRDTMRTATAVGDSLLALPAVRRNTVTPQPVVVARVTASTFATATSVGTSALGAPILNPRSGSVAGIVARRRGNVVIANAAALRALVATARPAASRLTTNDSLFRTWPARAVGASELTAAEAASFDLAGYRATQGGFDVLAMTPQLLAWRLAQSAPPAVEDNPFEIGAKTPGGPPDPLLEWKSWRAYREERRAVVIFHVAPDKAAYPQRPDKPLDARKGDFYSLTITRDGTPLVPLESQTIHAVGNVDMYRREKKAIPNAGIYVFHPADFAAASATYQVVIVDADQKRRVTMALPATMLQSIAKDLGPWQR; encoded by the coding sequence TTGGCCCGGACCTGCCCGCAGTGTGGGAAGGAGTACAGCGACGACGACCGTTTCTGCACGGTCGACGGCGCTGCGCTCATCTCGGCCGGTGGCGCCAACTCGCTCATCGGGACGGTCCTCGCCGATCGGTATCTCGTGCAGGAGCGGCTCGGTGAGGGAGGGATGGGCGAGGTCTATCTCGCCGAGCACGTCCGCATCAAGCGCAAGGTCGCGGTCAAGCTGATGCGCACGTGGATGGTGGGCGACCCCGTGGCGGTGTCGCGCTTCCATCGCGAGGCCGAGAACGCCTCACAGATCTCCCATCCCAACGTCGCGCAGGTCTACGACTTCGGCGAGACGGCCGATGGGATGATCTACCTGGCGATGGAGTACGTCCCCGGGGAGCCACTCTCGTCGATCCTCGATCGCGAAGGGCGCCTGAACGTCGTGCGCACGGGGGAGATGGTCCGCCAGACGGCCGAGGCGCTGGTGGCCGCGCACGGGATGGGGATCCTGCACCGCGACCTCAAGCCCGACAACATCATGGTCGCCCGGACACGCGCCGGCACCGACATGGTGAAGCTCGTCGACTTCGGTATCGCGCGGGTCATGAGCCGCGGGACGCAGCAGTTCACGTCGACGGGGATGATCGTCGGGACCCCCGACTACATGAGCCCGGAGCAGCTGACGGGCGATTCGCTCGACGAACGCTCCGACCTCTACGCCCTCGCCCTCATCGCCTTCCGCGTCCTCACGGGCGAGAGCGCCTTCAAGTCCAACGTCGCGGGCGATGCGTTCATCGCGCGGATGATGGGGAAGCCACGCACGCTGGCCGACGTCCTCCCCGACGTCGCCTGGCCTGCGGCACTGCAGGCCGCCTTCGACAAGGCGCTGGCCGCCGATCCCGCCGCGCGCCACGCCGACGCGATGGAGTTCGTCGCCGAGTTCGACGGGGCGATCGACCAGATCCCGCTGAACGAGGAGGAGCAGGCATACCTGCTCCTCGTGTCGCAGCGCATGGCGACGCCGAGCCGCGGCGGGATGATCGTCGACTCGTCCACGCCGGTGCGCTCGATGTCGGCGGTGCGGGCCGCCGGTGGATTGTCGCCGACCCCAACCACCGGGCAGCCGCCGGTGGGCGTCGCGACCCCGCCGAGCGAGTCGCAGGCCATGCCGCGCCCCGCGCTCCAGCCCACGGTGCAGCTGGCGGGAGCCGCCGTGCCGCCCGTGGGCGTGCCGCCCGTGCGCAGCGAAACACCGGTGGTCCCCGCCGCCGCCGCCGCCGACGCGTCGCGCACCACCACGCCGACACCGCCGCCACCCGCGTCGCCGATCGCGGCGCGTGACGACACGCAGCCCGCGTCGATCGTGGTGCGTGACGCCACGCCGGCGGTGCCACACCCGGCCGTTGTCGCGGCCCCCCCCGCTGCCGCCTCGCCTCGCCGCGGTCCCCCGCTCGGGGTCATCGCCGCTGCCGCGTTAGGCGTGGCGGTGCTCGGCTACGCGGCCACCCGGCTCGGCGGTGGCAAGGACGAGACGGCGGCGCCCCCCGCGGCCGCCCTCGTCGACTCGACGCTGAATGCGGCCCCCGCCGAGACCGCCGACACGCTCGCCGCCTCGGCGCTCCCCGCGGCGGCCAGCGCCGACAGCGAACGGGTGCAGCGAGCCCGCGGCGCGGTCCTCTCCGTGATGTCGGCCAATGGGCGCGGCAGCGCCTTCGCCGTCGATTCGGCCGGGCTGCTCGTCACCGCCGCCTCGCTCGTCCCAGCCGATCGACGCATCGACGTCTTCGTCGACGCCGACAACACGGTGCACGCGACCGTCGTCTCGGTCGATAGCGCCACTGGGCTCGCCGCCCTTCTCGTGTCGCCGCGCGTCTGCCGTCGCTGTCGCGCGCTCGATGTGGGGCAGCGCGATACCATGCGCACCGCGACGGCCGTGGGTGACTCGCTCCTTGCGCTCCCTGCCGTCAGGCGCAACACGGTCACGCCGCAGCCGGTCGTCGTCGCCCGCGTGACCGCCTCCACCTTCGCCACCGCGACCTCGGTCGGCACCAGCGCGCTCGGCGCGCCGATCCTCAATCCGCGCAGCGGGAGCGTGGCCGGGATCGTGGCGCGCCGGCGCGGCAACGTGGTCATCGCCAACGCCGCGGCGCTTCGGGCCCTCGTCGCGACCGCGCGCCCCGCGGCGTCGCGCCTCACCACCAACGACTCGCTCTTCCGCACCTGGCCGGCGCGCGCGGTCGGCGCGTCGGAGCTCACGGCGGCCGAAGCGGCGTCGTTCGACCTCGCCGGCTATCGCGCCACGCAGGGCGGGTTCGACGTCCTCGCCATGACGCCGCAGCTCCTCGCCTGGCGCCTGGCGCAGTCGGCGCCGCCGGCCGTGGAAGACAATCCGTTCGAAATCGGCGCCAAGACCCCGGGGGGCCCGCCGGATCCACTGCTCGAGTGGAAGTCGTGGCGCGCCTATCGGGAGGAGCGACGCGCGGTCGTGATCTTCCACGTGGCGCCCGACAAGGCCGCCTACCCGCAGCGTCCTGACAAGCCGCTCGACGCGCGGAAGGGCGACTTCTACTCGTTGACCATCACGCGCGACGGCACGCCGCTGGTCCCGCTGGAGAGCCAGACCATCCACGCGGTGGGGAACGTCGACATGTACCGGCGCGAGAAGAAGGCGATCCCGAACGCGGGGATCTACGTCTTCCACCCGGCCGACTTCGCCGCCGCGTCAGCGACGTATCAGGTGGTGATCGTCGACGCCGACCAGAAGCGGCGCGTGACGATGGCGCTCCCGGCGACGATGCTCCAGTCGATCGCCAAGGACCTCGGTCCCTGGCAGCGTTAG
- the menC gene encoding o-succinylbenzoate synthase: MLHLTGITLREIRLPLREPFQISSGTMTERRCALLELRDASGAVAWSECVADDTPNYTSETIDTAWMAITKWVAPRVLFKPFQGPGEVHAVLEQDFRGHMMAKAAVEMGMWGVEAERLQIPLARLIGGTREEIPVGISLGIQATPEKLVEKAGAALAEGYRKIKIKIKPGKDVAYVRAVREAFPTAPIMADANNAYTLDTADALVAMDDLDLMMFEQPLDWEDIVRHRELQSRLKTPICLDESITSLDRAQDMVTLGAGRIINIKPGRVGGFGPSLAIHDFCEANGVPVWCGGMLESGIGRAYNVALASLPNFQKPGDVSPSARYWARDVVTPEWTMTPDGMVKVPLDRPGLGVTIDVGRIDDLTVRLERLGE; the protein is encoded by the coding sequence ATGTTGCACCTGACAGGCATCACCCTGCGTGAAATCCGGCTGCCCCTGCGTGAGCCGTTCCAGATCTCCTCGGGCACCATGACCGAGCGTCGCTGCGCGCTGCTCGAGCTGCGCGACGCCAGCGGCGCCGTGGCCTGGAGCGAGTGCGTGGCCGACGACACGCCCAACTACACGTCCGAGACGATCGACACGGCGTGGATGGCGATCACCAAGTGGGTGGCGCCGCGGGTGCTGTTCAAGCCGTTTCAGGGTCCGGGCGAAGTCCACGCCGTGCTCGAGCAGGACTTCCGCGGGCACATGATGGCCAAGGCGGCGGTCGAGATGGGAATGTGGGGGGTAGAGGCCGAGCGCCTGCAGATCCCGCTGGCCCGCCTCATCGGGGGGACGCGCGAGGAGATCCCGGTGGGGATTTCGTTAGGCATCCAGGCCACGCCCGAAAAGCTGGTCGAGAAGGCCGGGGCCGCGCTCGCCGAGGGCTATCGCAAGATCAAGATCAAGATCAAGCCGGGGAAGGACGTGGCCTACGTGCGCGCCGTGCGCGAGGCGTTTCCCACCGCCCCGATCATGGCCGACGCCAACAACGCGTACACGCTCGACACGGCCGACGCCCTCGTGGCGATGGACGACCTCGACCTGATGATGTTCGAGCAGCCGCTCGACTGGGAAGACATCGTCCGTCACCGCGAGCTGCAAAGCCGCCTCAAGACGCCCATCTGCCTGGACGAGTCGATCACCTCGCTCGACCGCGCGCAGGACATGGTCACGCTGGGTGCCGGCCGCATCATCAACATCAAGCCGGGACGTGTCGGCGGCTTCGGCCCGTCGCTGGCCATCCACGACTTCTGCGAAGCCAACGGCGTCCCCGTGTGGTGCGGCGGGATGCTGGAGAGCGGGATCGGGCGCGCGTACAACGTGGCGCTGGCCTCGCTCCCCAACTTCCAGAAGCCGGGCGACGTGAGCCCGAGCGCGCGCTACTGGGCGCGCGACGTCGTCACCCCCGAATGGACGATGACGCCGGACGGGATGGTCAAGGTCCCGCTCGACCGCCCCGGACTCGGCGTCACGATCGACGTCGGCCGCATCGACGACCTCACCGTGCGCCTGGAGCGCCTGGGTGAGTAG
- a CDS encoding D-aminoacylase encodes MRTLRRRRPGRPSFRATALVAAVALAACSRPATPGLAPDRGPYDVIIENGRLVDGTGNPWFAGDLAIRGDRIAAITIAGGLRQATARERIDAANRVIAPGFIDIQSHSWDALMWGDGRVVSKVTQGVTSEILGEATTPAPSNERVDSLPESSLTPQRAVMVRRYRGGAGFGLWLADMEKNGISVNAGSYLGATTVRGYVMGQAPGMPNATQLDTMRAVVRDAMRGGAFGISTALIYPPGSYASTTELVEMARAMAPFQGGYITHMRSEDDSLYEAMDEAFRIGREGGVRVDIYHLKASNRRNWSKAPGMVAKIDSARASGFDVAATMYPYPFSGNNLGECFPDWAAENGKLFDNLKNAEVRARIVREMTDMDGAPLCQREGPTGYMIAGFTKPEHKPFEGKLLSDIASAMNRPWPDAVIELILSEGHDLDKINFTMSEENVRMQLKWPWVSIGSDAGGVDPDSATGVVHPRAYGTYPRILGRYVREQKLLTLEDAVRRMTGAVASRLALRDRGLLLEGMFADIVIFDPATIMDLATPERPHQLSRGVEQVWVNGVRVLRDGRHTNAKPGRALRGPGWDGTSAR; translated from the coding sequence ATGCGCACACTTCGTCGTCGGCGCCCCGGGCGCCCCAGCTTCCGGGCCACGGCCCTCGTCGCCGCGGTCGCCCTCGCCGCCTGCTCCCGTCCGGCCACGCCGGGGCTCGCCCCGGATCGCGGCCCGTACGACGTCATCATCGAGAACGGTCGCCTCGTCGACGGTACTGGCAATCCGTGGTTTGCCGGCGACCTCGCCATTCGCGGCGACCGCATCGCTGCCATCACCATCGCCGGCGGGCTGCGACAGGCGACCGCGCGCGAGCGCATCGACGCCGCAAACCGCGTGATCGCGCCAGGCTTCATCGATATCCAGTCCCACTCGTGGGACGCGCTGATGTGGGGCGATGGGCGCGTCGTGTCCAAGGTGACGCAGGGGGTCACCAGCGAGATCCTCGGCGAGGCGACCACCCCGGCACCGTCCAACGAACGTGTCGACTCGCTCCCCGAGTCGAGCCTGACCCCGCAGCGTGCCGTCATGGTGCGTCGCTATCGCGGCGGCGCCGGCTTTGGCCTGTGGCTCGCCGACATGGAGAAGAACGGGATCTCGGTCAACGCCGGGTCGTACCTCGGCGCCACCACCGTACGTGGCTACGTGATGGGGCAGGCCCCCGGGATGCCTAACGCCACGCAGCTCGACACGATGCGCGCCGTGGTGCGCGACGCGATGCGGGGCGGGGCCTTCGGCATCTCCACCGCCCTCATCTACCCGCCCGGCTCGTATGCCAGCACGACGGAGTTGGTCGAGATGGCCAGGGCGATGGCGCCGTTCCAGGGGGGCTACATCACCCACATGCGCTCCGAGGACGACTCGCTCTACGAGGCGATGGACGAGGCCTTCCGCATCGGGCGCGAAGGGGGCGTGCGCGTCGACATCTACCACCTCAAGGCCTCCAACCGCCGGAATTGGTCCAAGGCCCCGGGCATGGTCGCCAAGATCGACTCGGCGCGCGCCTCGGGCTTCGATGTCGCCGCCACCATGTATCCCTATCCCTTCTCGGGCAACAACCTCGGCGAGTGCTTCCCCGACTGGGCCGCCGAGAACGGGAAGCTGTTCGACAACCTGAAGAATGCGGAGGTGCGCGCACGCATCGTGCGCGAGATGACCGACATGGACGGCGCCCCCCTCTGCCAGCGCGAGGGGCCCACGGGCTACATGATCGCCGGCTTCACCAAGCCGGAGCACAAGCCGTTCGAGGGGAAGCTCCTGTCCGATATTGCCTCGGCGATGAACCGCCCGTGGCCCGATGCCGTCATCGAGCTGATCCTCTCCGAAGGGCACGACCTCGACAAGATCAACTTCACCATGTCCGAGGAGAACGTGCGCATGCAGCTCAAGTGGCCGTGGGTCTCCATCGGCAGCGATGCCGGCGGCGTTGACCCCGACAGCGCCACCGGCGTCGTCCATCCGCGCGCGTACGGGACGTACCCGCGCATCCTCGGGCGCTACGTGCGCGAGCAGAAGCTCCTGACGCTCGAAGACGCCGTGCGCCGCATGACCGGCGCCGTCGCGTCGCGACTGGCCCTGCGCGATCGCGGACTACTGCTCGAGGGGATGTTCGCCGACATCGTGATCTTCGACCCGGCCACCATCATGGATCTCGCCACCCCCGAGCGGCCACACCAGCTGTCGCGCGGCGTGGAGCAGGTCTGGGTGAACGGCGTCCGCGTGCTGCGCGACGGGCGCCACACCAACGCCAAGCCGGGACGCGCGTTGCGCGGACCGGGGTGGGATGGCACCTCGGCTCGTTAG
- a CDS encoding GntR family transcriptional regulator, with product MTGATKKGPPQRAARPEIVYRKLRELIVRGQLAPGTRIVETDVAQRLGVSRTPVRGALQRLQQEGYILDSPALQQSRPTVAPLTREDARELFSIVAEIEGLAARFAAQLPAAAREKLVADLTSINEQFRKAADAKQQNHNRLWELDEKFHRRYVESGAGVRLLTLHDAVKPQAERYERIYVSLLSRDLSPSVAEHVAIIKAIKTGNADAAQLCVQSNWRNAADRLGSVITNVGERGQW from the coding sequence GTGACGGGAGCGACGAAGAAGGGACCACCGCAGCGTGCCGCACGACCCGAGATTGTCTATCGCAAACTCCGGGAACTCATCGTGCGCGGACAACTTGCCCCCGGAACGCGCATTGTCGAGACCGACGTGGCGCAGCGGCTCGGCGTGAGCCGAACTCCCGTACGGGGCGCGCTCCAGCGCCTCCAGCAGGAGGGGTACATCCTCGACTCCCCGGCCCTGCAGCAGTCGCGCCCCACGGTTGCCCCACTCACGCGTGAGGATGCGCGTGAACTCTTTTCGATCGTGGCCGAAATCGAGGGACTCGCGGCACGTTTTGCCGCACAGCTCCCGGCCGCCGCTCGCGAAAAGCTCGTCGCCGACCTGACCAGCATCAACGAGCAGTTCCGGAAGGCGGCCGACGCCAAGCAGCAGAACCACAATCGCCTGTGGGAGCTGGACGAGAAGTTCCACCGCCGCTACGTGGAGAGTGGCGCCGGCGTCCGACTCCTCACCCTCCACGACGCCGTCAAGCCGCAAGCCGAGCGCTACGAGCGCATCTACGTCTCACTGCTCTCCCGCGACCTCTCGCCCTCCGTGGCCGAGCACGTGGCCATCATCAAGGCGATCAAGACCGGCAATGCGGATGCAGCCCAGCTCTGCGTGCAGTCCAACTGGCGCAACGCCGCCGACCGACTCGGCAGCGTGATCACCAACGTGGGCGAACGCGGGCAGTGGTAG
- a CDS encoding amidohydrolase, with product MSREPVMIVTPTTGVPIYLDAPPRARDRFTHEEITRLVALRRELHRHPELSWKEYATSDRLAAVAESLGAMSVTRVANTGVVARFKGRDPSAPVVAVRGDIDALPIQEETGLDYASAVPGVMHACGHDVHATWAIGAAMELARRPARGDVLVVLQPAEEVGGGAPAILASGALDGVAAIFGGHVDRRFEVGQVIAEAGPLAASADSFTITLVGRGAHGARPHESADAVVAAAAVITALQTIVARRLDPAAPAVCTVGSIHAGVASNVIPERAILTGTLRAMDPNTRRRLGEEVRRLATQVGEAYGVKAEVVVELGTPPIVNPVREAEWARAAATSVLGDGAVVPFGITNMGGEDFAFYMEKIPGCFLRIGAREAGGEAVAAHSPRFHAADGAIFVGAAVLAECARVASEALSA from the coding sequence GTGAGTAGGGAGCCCGTGATGATCGTGACGCCCACCACGGGCGTCCCGATCTACCTCGACGCCCCACCGCGCGCGCGCGACCGCTTCACTCACGAGGAGATCACCCGCCTCGTCGCGCTCCGGCGCGAGCTGCACCGGCACCCCGAACTCTCGTGGAAGGAGTACGCCACCTCCGACCGGTTGGCGGCGGTCGCCGAGTCGTTAGGGGCGATGTCGGTGACGCGGGTGGCCAACACCGGGGTCGTCGCCCGCTTCAAGGGTCGCGACCCGTCGGCCCCTGTCGTCGCCGTGCGCGGCGACATCGACGCCCTCCCGATCCAGGAGGAGACAGGGCTCGACTACGCCTCCGCCGTGCCGGGGGTGATGCACGCCTGTGGCCACGACGTGCACGCCACCTGGGCAATCGGCGCCGCGATGGAGCTGGCGCGCCGCCCGGCACGCGGTGACGTCCTCGTGGTATTGCAGCCGGCGGAGGAGGTCGGTGGCGGCGCCCCCGCCATCCTGGCGAGCGGCGCGCTCGATGGCGTGGCGGCCATCTTCGGCGGACACGTCGACCGCCGCTTCGAGGTCGGGCAGGTGATCGCCGAGGCCGGGCCGCTCGCCGCGTCGGCCGACAGCTTCACGATCACCCTCGTGGGGCGCGGCGCGCACGGCGCACGCCCGCACGAATCGGCCGATGCCGTCGTCGCCGCCGCCGCCGTCATCACCGCGCTGCAGACCATCGTTGCCCGCCGCCTCGACCCGGCGGCTCCGGCCGTGTGCACGGTCGGCAGCATCCACGCGGGGGTCGCCTCCAACGTCATCCCCGAACGGGCCATCCTCACCGGAACGCTGCGGGCGATGGACCCCAACACGCGCCGGCGCCTGGGCGAAGAGGTGAGACGACTCGCGACGCAGGTGGGCGAGGCCTACGGTGTGAAGGCAGAGGTCGTGGTGGAGCTGGGGACACCGCCGATCGTCAACCCGGTGCGCGAAGCCGAGTGGGCACGCGCGGCGGCGACCTCGGTACTCGGCGACGGGGCCGTGGTCCCGTTCGGGATCACCAACATGGGGGGCGAGGACTTCGCCTTCTACATGGAGAAGATCCCGGGGTGCTTCCTGCGCATCGGCGCACGCGAAGCCGGGGGCGAGGCGGTCGCCGCGCATTCGCCGCGCTTCCACGCCGCCGACGGGGCGATCTTCGTAGGGGCGGCGGTGCTCGCCGAGTGCGCGCGCGTGGCCAGCGAGGCGCTGAGCGCCTAA
- a CDS encoding M20/M25/M40 family metallo-hydrolase, which translates to MLKKVIAVVSFALAALSGLGAWRATRLVPRAPASLAPDAGIAAATVTTDRFRESLRFRTVSVQDSTQWNPQPFLEFHDWLRAAFPRVDSALTREVVNGYSLLYTWKGADTTRAPILLTGHFDVVPVESGTDSMWTHPPFAGDTADGMLWGRGAADDKISVIGLLEGVELLVAQGFQPTRTVLLAFGHDEEVGGYRGAEHISRLLQQRYGKVAFLVDEGGFITEGIIPGVKRRVAMVGVAEKSSMSVELSVMGGGGHSSIPPTHTALGILARAITRLEDDQMPARLTPATEAFLTNVAAEGSFAMRFAFANLGAVRPLIVQALVKQPQTASVVRTTTAVTMASGSPKENVLPIRATAVVNFRILPGDSVQGVLTHIARVVGDTMVKVRQLGNAREPSAITPFDSPEYAALEKTISQLYPDALPTPYLLGAATDTRHYEPLTKHIFRFAPAVVTAPLVSGAHGTNERIPLADFAYGVKFWAQLIRNAQ; encoded by the coding sequence GTGCTCAAGAAAGTCATCGCCGTCGTCTCGTTCGCGCTCGCCGCCCTCTCCGGGTTGGGGGCCTGGCGCGCGACGCGCCTCGTCCCGCGCGCGCCGGCCTCGCTCGCCCCCGATGCCGGGATCGCCGCCGCCACCGTCACCACCGATCGCTTTCGCGAGTCGCTGCGCTTTCGCACCGTCTCGGTGCAGGATTCCACCCAGTGGAACCCGCAGCCCTTCCTCGAATTCCACGACTGGCTACGCGCCGCCTTCCCCCGCGTCGACTCGGCGCTCACGCGCGAGGTCGTCAACGGCTACTCGCTCCTCTACACGTGGAAAGGCGCCGACACCACGCGCGCCCCCATCCTCCTCACCGGGCACTTCGATGTCGTCCCCGTGGAGAGCGGGACCGACTCGATGTGGACCCACCCGCCCTTCGCCGGCGACACCGCCGACGGGATGCTGTGGGGGCGCGGCGCCGCCGACGACAAGATCTCCGTCATCGGGTTGCTCGAAGGGGTCGAACTCCTCGTGGCGCAGGGCTTCCAGCCCACGCGCACCGTCCTCCTCGCCTTCGGCCACGACGAGGAGGTCGGCGGCTATCGCGGCGCCGAGCACATCTCCCGCCTGCTGCAACAGCGCTACGGCAAGGTCGCCTTCCTCGTCGATGAAGGGGGCTTCATCACCGAAGGGATCATCCCCGGCGTGAAGCGTCGGGTGGCGATGGTGGGTGTCGCCGAGAAATCGTCGATGTCGGTCGAGCTCTCGGTCATGGGCGGGGGCGGCCACTCGTCCATTCCGCCCACGCATACCGCCCTCGGGATCCTCGCCCGGGCCATCACCCGGCTCGAGGACGACCAGATGCCGGCGCGCCTCACCCCGGCCACGGAGGCCTTCCTCACCAACGTCGCTGCCGAGGGGTCGTTCGCGATGCGCTTCGCCTTCGCTAACCTCGGCGCCGTGCGACCGCTCATCGTCCAGGCGCTGGTCAAGCAGCCCCAGACCGCCTCGGTCGTGCGCACCACCACCGCGGTGACCATGGCCAGTGGGAGCCCGAAGGAAAACGTCCTCCCCATCCGCGCCACGGCGGTGGTCAACTTCCGCATCCTCCCCGGCGACTCGGTGCAGGGGGTCCTGACCCACATCGCCCGCGTCGTGGGCGACACGATGGTCAAGGTGCGGCAGCTCGGAAACGCCCGCGAACCGTCGGCCATCACCCCGTTCGATTCGCCGGAGTACGCCGCGCTGGAGAAGACCATCTCGCAGCTCTATCCCGACGCCCTCCCCACCCCGTACCTGCTCGGGGCCGCCACCGATACCCGCCACTACGAGCCGCTCACGAAGCACATCTTCCGCTTCGCCCCGGCCGTCGTCACCGCCCCCCTCGTCTCGGGGGCCCACGGGACGAATGAGCGCATACCGCTGGCGGACTTCGCGTACGGCGTAAAATTCTGGGCGCAACTCATCCGAAACGCCCAATAG